One window of Metopolophium dirhodum isolate CAU chromosome 3, ASM1992520v1, whole genome shotgun sequence genomic DNA carries:
- the LOC132940404 gene encoding histone H1A, sperm-like — protein sequence MTDTVATTPAPVAASPAAKKSPAKKKLSASKVKKTVALHPTTAVMVTSAIKELKEKKGSSLPAIKKYLAANYKVDPAKLAPFIRKFLKAAVANGTVVQTKGTGASGHFKLPVAEVKPKKAVVAKKKKSIVKKVKAAGTPKKKKLVAAKKPAAGEPAAKKAKKAAATKPKATTPKKAPAKAKKPAAVKPKSKKTPIKKTAAPKKK from the coding sequence ATGACAGACACCGTCGCTACAACTCCGGCTCCAGTCGCCGCATCGCCGGCCGCGAAGAAGTCTCCTGCCAAGAAGAAGTTGTCGGCTTCTAAAGTCAAGAAGACCGTTGCGTTGCACCCGACCACCGCCGTGATGGTCACGTCGGCCATCAAGGAGCTCAAGGAGAAGAAAGGTTCGTCGTTACCGGCCATCAAGAAATACTTGGCCGCCAACTACAAAGTCGATCCCGCCAAGCTGGCGCCTTTCATCAGGAAGTTTTTGAAAGCCGCCGTCGCCAACGGTACCGTCGTCCAGACCAAGGGAACCGGCGCTTCGGGACACTTCAAGTTGCCCGTCGCCGAGGTCAAGCCGAAAAAGGCCGTTGTAGCCAAGAAGAAGAAATCCATCGTCAAAAAAGTCAAAGCCGCCGGAACACCGAAGAAGAAGAAGCTCGTAGCCGCCAAGAAACCCGCGGCGGGTGAACCAGCAGCCAAAAAAGCGAAAAAGGCCGCTGCGACGAAACCCAAGGCGACTACACCAAAGAAGGCCCCAGCCAAAGCGAAAAAGCCGGCCGCCGTCAAACCCAAATCGAAGAAAACTCCGATCAAGAAAACCGCAGCTCCCAAAAAGAAGTAG
- the LOC132940405 gene encoding histone H4-like → MVPIGGSVSRETVKRDCDLKKSISQRSVHIRASCPTLFPTFKMTGRGKGGKGLGKGGAKRHRKVLRDNIQGITKPAIRRLARRGGVKRISGLIYEETRGVLKVFLENVIRDAVTYTEHAKRKTVTAMDVVYALKRQGRTLYGFGG, encoded by the coding sequence ATGGTTCCGATTGGTGGTTCGGTGTCGAGAGAAACGGTTAAAAGGGACTGCGACCTGAAGAAAAGTATCAGTCAACGTTCAGTTCACATCCGAGCAAGTTGTCCAACACTATTTCCAACATTCAAAATGACAGGACGAGGCAAAGGAGGAAAAGGTCTGGGAAAAGGAGGCGCGAAACGTCATCGTAAAGTGCTCCGTGATAACATCCAGGGAATCACCAAGCCCGCTATCCGTCGGTTGGCTCGCCGAGGCGGTGTTAAACGTATTTCCGGTTTGATCTACGAAGAGACCCGCGGAGTTCTGAAGGTATTCCTGGAAAACGTGATCCGTGACGCAGTCACATACACCGAGCACGCCAAGAGGAAGACCGTCACCGCCATGGACGTCGTGTACGCTCTCAAACGACAAGGTCGTACTCTGTACGGTTTCGGAGGTTAA
- the LOC132940406 gene encoding histone H3 produces the protein MARTKQTARKSTGGKAPRKQLATKAARKSAPATGGVKKPHRYRPGTVALREIRRYQKSTELLIRKLPFQRLVREIAQDFKTDLRFQSSAVMALQEASEAYLVGLFEDTNLCAIHAKRVTIMPKDIQLARRIRGERA, from the coding sequence ATGGCACGTACCAAGCAGACAGCTCGTAAATCCACCGGCGGAAAGGCGCCCAGGAAACAGTTGGCCACCAAAGCCGCACGTAAGAGCGCACCCGCCACCGGAGGAGTGAAAAAACCACATCGTTACCGTCCGGGAACCGTTGCCCTCCGTGAAATCCGTCGTTATCAGAAGAGCACAGAACTTTTGATCCGCAAATTGCCGTTCCAACGTCTAGTGCGCGAGATCGCCCAGGACTTCAAGACCGACCTGCGTTTCCAGAGCTCCGCCGTCATGGCGTTGCAAGAAGCCAGCGAGGCATACTTGGTAGGTCTGTTCGAAGACACCAATCTTTGCGCGATCCACGCCAAGCGTGTCACCATCATGCCAAAGGACATCCAGTTGGCCCGTCGTATCCGCGGTGAACGTGCTTAA
- the LOC132940407 gene encoding histone H2A-like has translation MSGRGKAGKSKGGKSKTRSSRAGLQFPVGRIHRLLRKGNYAERVGAGAPVYLAAVMEYLAAEVLELAGNAARDNKKSRIIPRHLQLAIRNDEELNKLLSGVTIAQGGVLPNIQAVLLPKKTEKKA, from the coding sequence ATGAGCGGACGCGGCAAAGCAGGAAAATCGAAGGGAGGCAAATCCAAGACCAGGTCGTCCCGCGCCGGACTCCAGTTCCCGGTCGGTCGTATCCATCGTCTGTTGAGAAAAGGAAACTACGCCGAACGTGTCGGAGCCGGAGCACCGGTATACCTGGCCGCCGTCATGGAGTACTTGGCAGCTGAAGTTTTGGAGTTGGCCGGTAACGCCGCCCGTGACAACAAGAAGTCTCGTATCATCCCCAGACATTTGCAATTGGCCATCAGGAACGACGAGGAGTTGAACAAATTGTTGTCCGGAGTAACCATCGCTCAAGGCGGTGTGTTGCCCAACATCCAAGCCGTGCTCTTGCCCAAGAAGACCGAGAAGAAGGCCTAA
- the LOC132941651 gene encoding uncharacterized protein LOC132941651: MGGRRGKRNRTPPVTEPKKLRNGTYSPPPLLVATSQRQRAEPPSPDQSDSESLSGESYASSVNSRPTSDISETDRQMASVSAPSSTLSSGDNDPDDPVPLTHCSHTVEESEKVRVKYCT; the protein is encoded by the exons ATGGGCGGCCGCAGAGGCAAAAGGAATCGGACTCCTCCGGTTACCGAACCGAAGAAACTCCGAAACGGGACCTATTCTCCGCCACCGCTACTGGTTGCCACATCACAGCGGCAGCGTGCTGAACCGCCATCGCCCGATCAATCGGACTCCGAATCGCTGTCAGGCGAATCTTACGCCTCATCGGTAAATTCTCGACCAACCAGCGATATTTCGGAAACTGACAGGCAAATGGCCAGTGTGTCCGCACCTTCTTCCACACTCTCATCGG gtgACAATGATCCAGATGATCCAGTCCCATTGACACACTGCAGTCATACGGTTGAAGAATCTGAAAAAGTTCGAGTCAAATACTGTACATGA
- the LOC132941650 gene encoding histone H2B-like yields the protein MAPGGKSAGKAMKKSSGKAQKNIAKSDKKRKPKRKESYAIYIYKVLKQVHPDTGVSSKAMSIMNSFVNDLFERIAAESSRLAHYNKRSTITSREIQTAVRLLLPGELAKHAVSEGTKAVTKYTSSK from the coding sequence ATGGCTCCAGGAGGAAAATCGGCGGGCAAAGCAATGAAGAAGTCGTCCGGCAAGGCACAAAAGAACATCGCCAAGTCCGACAAGAAGCGCAAGCCCAAGAGGAAAGAATCGTACGCAATCTACATCTACAAAGTGTTGAAACAAGTACATCCCGACACCGGAGTCTCGTCCAAAGCCATGAGCATCATGAACAGCTTCGTCAACGACCTGTTCGAGCGCATCGCCGCCGAATCCAGTCGTCTGGCCCACTACAACAAACGTTCGACCATTACCAGCCGGGAAATCCAAACTGCCGTCCGACTCTTGTTGCCCGGTGAATTGGCCAAGCACGCCGTCAGTGAAGGAACCAAGGCTGTGACCAAGTACACCAGCTCCAAATAA